The following proteins come from a genomic window of Geothrix edaphica:
- the asd gene encoding archaetidylserine decarboxylase (Phosphatidylserine decarboxylase is synthesized as a single chain precursor. Generation of the pyruvoyl active site from a Ser is coupled to cleavage of a Gly-Ser bond between the larger (beta) and smaller (alpha chains). It is an integral membrane protein.): MHLSWPPPARVALVFALLWVAYVLLWTPGPLSLRLLGLYPKKLGSRVVGWAAARSLPRAWREPLLGRFAGHYGIDLAEAEFPLKDYPSLQALFTRRLKPGLRPQDAPLPGGLNSPVDARIIASGRIQADTAIQAKGLTYHVSELLKHERGAERFEGGQYLTLYLSPKDYHRIHVPLEGSVTAVSRVEGELWPVNDASTGAIPRLYERNRRAAWTALGTGSCEGLEVAAVLVGATHVGGVVIDGRWLGGRDLPRDGGFTVDRLPCGPGDDLGTFEFGSTVVLLIGGPRAKDWLPLRTEGGVKVGQRLGAYR; this comes from the coding sequence ATGCATCTGTCCTGGCCCCCTCCGGCGCGCGTGGCGCTTGTGTTCGCCCTGCTCTGGGTGGCCTATGTCCTGCTCTGGACGCCGGGGCCCCTCTCCCTGAGACTGCTCGGCCTCTACCCGAAGAAGCTCGGCTCGCGGGTGGTGGGCTGGGCCGCCGCCCGCTCCCTGCCCAGAGCCTGGCGCGAGCCCCTGCTGGGCCGGTTCGCGGGGCACTACGGCATCGACCTGGCCGAGGCCGAATTCCCCCTGAAGGACTATCCCAGCCTCCAGGCCCTGTTCACGCGGCGCCTCAAGCCGGGCCTGCGTCCCCAGGACGCGCCCCTGCCCGGCGGCCTGAACAGCCCCGTGGACGCCCGCATCATCGCCAGCGGCCGCATCCAGGCCGATACGGCCATCCAGGCCAAGGGCCTCACCTACCACGTCTCCGAGCTTCTGAAGCATGAGCGGGGCGCCGAGCGTTTCGAGGGCGGCCAGTACCTCACCCTCTACCTCTCGCCCAAGGACTACCACCGCATCCACGTGCCCCTGGAAGGCAGCGTCACTGCCGTCAGCCGCGTGGAAGGGGAGCTCTGGCCCGTGAACGATGCCAGCACCGGCGCCATCCCCCGCCTCTACGAGCGCAACCGGCGCGCGGCGTGGACCGCCCTTGGCACCGGCTCCTGCGAAGGCCTCGAGGTGGCCGCGGTGCTGGTGGGCGCCACGCACGTGGGCGGCGTCGTGATCGACGGGCGCTGGCTCGGCGGGCGGGACCTGCCGCGGGACGGCGGCTTCACGGTGGACCGCCTGCCCTGTGGGCCCGGCGACGACCTCGGCACCTTCGAGTTCGGCTCCACCGTGGTGCTGCTGATCGGCGGGCCGAGGGCCAAGGATTGGCTGCCACTCCGGACCGAAGGCGGCGTGAAGGTGGGCCAGCGGCTGGGAGCGTACCGGTGA
- a CDS encoding HutD family protein — protein sequence MPWKNGGGTTLELAVDPPGATLETGFRWRLSSADVAASGPFSAFPGLERWLLLLAGAGFHIDFGPHGRAELTEPFLPIHFSGDWPAVATLAGGPSQDFNLMVDPRRCRARLETLRLEASLALPLQAATTLLFVARGTVSVPAWNLHLGHRHLLRVERGRGALSVAPGLAGAVLVRMDLDPA from the coding sequence ATGCCCTGGAAGAACGGCGGCGGCACCACGCTGGAACTGGCCGTGGACCCGCCGGGGGCCACCCTGGAGACCGGCTTCCGCTGGCGCCTCAGCTCGGCTGATGTGGCCGCATCGGGGCCCTTCTCGGCGTTTCCCGGCCTGGAGCGGTGGCTGCTCCTGCTGGCGGGCGCGGGCTTCCACATCGATTTCGGCCCCCACGGCCGCGCGGAGCTCACGGAACCGTTCCTGCCCATCCATTTCTCCGGCGACTGGCCCGCTGTCGCCACGCTGGCCGGCGGGCCCAGCCAGGACTTCAACCTGATGGTGGACCCCCGGCGGTGCCGGGCCCGGCTGGAGACCCTCCGGCTGGAGGCGTCCCTGGCGTTGCCCCTCCAGGCTGCGACCACCCTCCTGTTCGTGGCCCGGGGCACGGTGTCCGTCCCGGCCTGGAATCTCCACCTCGGCCACCGGCATCTGCTCCGCGTGGAGCGGGGCCGCGGCGCTCTGAGCGTTGCGCCGGGGCTGGCCGGGGCGGTCCTGGTCCGGATGGACCTGGATCCCGCCTGA
- a CDS encoding ABC transporter substrate-binding protein yields the protein MNRRILSSLLAFGFALHAQTPVKIGVINCATGTQAPIGEYMSNGYKLALEDLQKKGIKVELVTEDDTGKPQVSMSAMEKLVTRDRVAAVVGPYSSACANAVSKLAEKYKVPLLVPVASKEDITRQNQKFVFRLSATTEDYASILISMAQKLGKPKTMAILNENTDFGTSGAKSAKAYAAQVGIQVVMEEAYAAGSPDYRSTLAKVKATKPDLVFMVSYVADGILLMRQAREVGLQPQAFLGAGAGFASSEFAREQAISNNVFSSTQWTTDVNWPGAKDFGARYKAKFGKAEVPYHAANAYASMMVMAEAAAKVGGDREKLRAELRGGHWNGIMGDVRFVDYSGYTNQNKHQMLVEQIQNGKHETVWPPEYGSKKPVYPFKWK from the coding sequence ATGAACCGGAGGATTCTTTCCTCGCTGCTGGCATTCGGCTTCGCCCTGCACGCCCAGACGCCGGTGAAGATCGGTGTCATCAACTGCGCCACGGGCACCCAGGCGCCCATCGGCGAGTACATGAGCAACGGCTACAAGCTGGCGCTGGAGGATCTCCAGAAGAAGGGCATCAAGGTGGAGCTGGTCACGGAGGACGACACGGGCAAGCCCCAGGTGTCCATGTCGGCCATGGAGAAGCTGGTGACCCGCGACCGCGTGGCCGCCGTGGTGGGCCCCTACAGCTCCGCCTGCGCCAACGCCGTGTCGAAGCTGGCCGAGAAGTACAAGGTGCCCCTGCTGGTGCCCGTGGCCTCCAAGGAGGACATCACCCGGCAGAACCAGAAGTTCGTCTTCCGCCTCAGCGCCACCACCGAGGACTATGCCTCCATCCTCATCTCGATGGCCCAGAAGCTGGGCAAGCCCAAGACCATGGCGATCCTGAACGAGAACACCGACTTCGGCACCTCCGGCGCCAAGTCCGCCAAGGCCTACGCCGCCCAGGTGGGCATCCAGGTGGTCATGGAGGAGGCCTACGCGGCCGGCTCGCCCGACTACCGCTCGACCCTCGCCAAGGTGAAGGCCACCAAGCCCGACCTCGTCTTCATGGTGTCCTACGTGGCCGACGGCATCCTGCTCATGCGCCAGGCGCGCGAGGTGGGCCTCCAGCCCCAGGCCTTCCTGGGCGCGGGAGCGGGTTTCGCGTCCTCCGAGTTCGCCCGGGAGCAGGCCATCTCCAACAACGTGTTCTCCAGCACCCAGTGGACCACCGACGTGAACTGGCCCGGCGCCAAGGACTTCGGGGCCCGCTACAAGGCCAAGTTCGGCAAGGCCGAGGTCCCCTACCACGCCGCCAACGCCTACGCCTCGATGATGGTCATGGCCGAGGCCGCGGCCAAGGTGGGCGGGGACCGCGAGAAGCTCCGCGCGGAGCTGCGGGGCGGCCACTGGAACGGCATCATGGGCGACGTGCGGTTCGTGGACTACAGCGGCTACACGAACCAGAACAAGCACCAGATGCTGGTGGAGCAGATCCAGAACGGCAAGCACGAGACCGTCTGGCCGCCTGAGTACGGCTCGAAGAAGCCGGTCTACCCCTTCAAGTGGAAGTAG
- a CDS encoding sulfite exporter TauE/SafE family protein, with protein MHIGHALTVMAAAFLAGAINSIAGGGTLVSFPALLGIGLTGQQANVTSTLALWPGSIGGFWGHREDLAGIRAFALRLMPPSLLGGALGAWLMLVTPQKVFDQLVPWLILVATVLLAANDPVNKLLKRMGSHDRTPGWWVGAMIFQFIVGIYGGYFGAGIGILMLAALSLLGLTDIHQMNGLKNLLALCINGIAIFAFLAMEFLRHPGNVQWKYMVVMAAAAGLGGLFGSHMAHRVGRKTVRVGVVSIGFILSAWYFYKHYAV; from the coding sequence ATGCACATCGGACACGCGCTCACGGTCATGGCCGCGGCCTTCCTCGCCGGGGCCATCAATTCCATCGCGGGGGGTGGCACGCTCGTGTCCTTCCCCGCGCTGCTTGGCATAGGCCTCACGGGGCAGCAGGCGAACGTCACCAGCACCTTGGCCCTGTGGCCGGGTTCCATCGGAGGGTTCTGGGGCCATCGGGAGGATCTCGCGGGCATCCGGGCCTTCGCCCTGCGCCTGATGCCGCCCTCGCTCCTTGGCGGGGCGCTGGGTGCCTGGCTCATGCTCGTCACGCCCCAGAAGGTTTTCGACCAGCTGGTGCCCTGGCTGATCCTGGTGGCGACGGTCCTCCTGGCGGCCAACGATCCCGTCAACAAGCTGCTGAAGCGGATGGGCAGCCACGACCGCACCCCGGGCTGGTGGGTCGGCGCCATGATCTTCCAGTTCATCGTGGGCATCTACGGCGGCTACTTCGGCGCCGGCATCGGCATCCTCATGCTGGCGGCCCTGAGCCTGCTGGGCCTCACGGACATCCACCAGATGAACGGCCTCAAGAACCTGCTGGCCCTCTGCATCAACGGCATCGCCATCTTCGCCTTCCTGGCCATGGAGTTCCTGCGGCACCCCGGCAACGTGCAGTGGAAATACATGGTCGTCATGGCTGCCGCGGCTGGCCTGGGGGGCCTCTTCGGCTCCCACATGGCGCACCGGGTGGGCCGCAAGACCGTGCGTGTCGGCGTTGTCAGCATCGGGTTCATCCTGTCGGCCTGGTACTTCTACAAGCATTACGCCGTCTGA
- a CDS encoding HU family DNA-binding protein, which yields MAENLTKAELVEAVAKTADITKAAAAAAIGCFLDCIAGHVGKGGKVTLVGFGTFSQKTRKARTGRNPQTGAPIKIAASKSMSFKASKAAKTAKPKAAKKAAPKGKKK from the coding sequence ATGGCCGAGAACCTCACCAAGGCTGAACTCGTCGAAGCCGTCGCCAAGACTGCCGACATCACCAAGGCTGCCGCTGCTGCTGCGATCGGCTGCTTCCTCGACTGCATCGCCGGCCACGTGGGCAAGGGCGGCAAGGTGACCCTGGTCGGCTTCGGCACCTTCAGCCAGAAGACCCGCAAGGCCCGCACCGGCCGCAACCCCCAGACCGGGGCCCCCATCAAGATCGCCGCCTCGAAGTCCATGAGCTTCAAGGCCTCGAAGGCCGCCAAGACCGCCAAGCCCAAGGCCGCGAAGAAGGCCGCCCCCAAGGGCAAGAAGAAGTAG
- a CDS encoding DNA topoisomerase 3, which translates to MAEKPSMGRALAEALGLPGRGRSLIEGNGLVVTWCVGHLVEALNPEGYDPAWKAWRWDRLPIFPEPFRYAPIEQTKEQFDVVARLLNRADITEVVNATDAGREGELIFDLVYRLAGCAKPVQRFWTSSLTPEAIQAAYGAMKPGEAYTGLRDAARSRQEADWLVGINATRAQTLRMRRAGAEDGVWSVGRVQTPTLALLVRRELEIRDFKPQPFWTLRARFAHPNGVYEGRWFREQEGQTQERFATEAEVQALAATLAGKPGRIRSATGRTEKKKPELLYDLTALQKEANKRFGFTAEGTLGLAQNLYEKQLISYPRTNSRHLTEADALKAPQWIKALAQGQLTELGPFLDQLRKRWPVKLDKRFVNDKEVEDHAALVPTEKPARGLAGDELRIYDLIARRFLGAYFPDRVETKTTIITEVASETFKTNGTVVKEEGWSAVDPPYRRKKAEKVADPAEAEEEAEEDSEGGLPVVKKGEAVEVAALQPKEGKTTPPKRMSEGDLLSAMQGAGRDLDDEALRGAMRDCGLGTPATRANMIETLIKRAYIERKRNILLPTDKGIRLIQGLPAEALRSAELTGTWEARLERMRRGEETREAFMADIRRFVSAVVEELQDAPAPHVHGAPCPACGQPMRIIPSTRRGEFFHRCLPCNVVEPVAKAH; encoded by the coding sequence ATCGCCGAGAAACCGAGCATGGGCCGCGCCTTGGCGGAGGCCCTGGGTCTGCCCGGGCGGGGGCGGAGCCTCATCGAGGGGAACGGACTGGTGGTGACCTGGTGCGTGGGGCACCTGGTGGAGGCCCTGAATCCCGAGGGCTATGATCCCGCCTGGAAGGCCTGGCGCTGGGACCGGCTGCCCATCTTCCCGGAGCCCTTCCGCTATGCGCCCATCGAGCAGACAAAAGAGCAGTTCGACGTGGTGGCGCGCCTGCTCAACCGGGCGGACATCACCGAGGTCGTGAACGCCACGGACGCCGGGCGCGAAGGCGAGCTGATCTTCGATCTCGTCTACCGCCTGGCGGGCTGTGCCAAGCCCGTCCAGCGCTTCTGGACCTCGAGCCTCACGCCGGAGGCGATCCAGGCGGCCTACGGGGCCATGAAGCCAGGGGAAGCCTACACCGGCCTGCGGGACGCCGCGCGCAGCCGCCAGGAGGCGGACTGGCTGGTGGGCATCAACGCCACGCGGGCCCAGACCCTGCGCATGCGCAGGGCAGGGGCCGAGGATGGCGTGTGGAGCGTGGGGCGGGTCCAGACCCCGACCCTGGCCCTGCTGGTGCGCCGGGAACTGGAAATCCGCGACTTCAAGCCCCAGCCGTTCTGGACCCTCAGGGCCCGGTTCGCGCATCCCAACGGAGTCTACGAGGGTCGCTGGTTCCGGGAGCAGGAGGGCCAGACCCAGGAGCGCTTCGCCACCGAGGCGGAAGTCCAGGCGCTGGCGGCGACCCTGGCAGGCAAGCCAGGGAGGATCCGGAGCGCCACGGGCCGCACGGAGAAGAAGAAACCCGAGCTGCTCTACGACCTCACGGCCCTGCAGAAGGAGGCCAACAAGCGCTTCGGCTTCACGGCGGAGGGCACCCTGGGCCTGGCGCAGAACCTGTACGAAAAGCAGCTCATCTCCTACCCCCGCACCAACAGCCGCCACCTCACGGAGGCCGATGCCCTGAAGGCGCCCCAGTGGATCAAGGCCCTGGCCCAGGGGCAGCTCACGGAGCTCGGGCCCTTCCTCGACCAGCTCCGGAAGCGGTGGCCCGTGAAGCTGGACAAGCGCTTCGTCAACGACAAGGAGGTGGAGGACCACGCGGCGCTGGTGCCCACCGAGAAGCCCGCCCGGGGCCTCGCCGGCGACGAGCTGCGCATCTACGACCTCATCGCCCGGCGCTTCCTCGGGGCCTATTTCCCGGATCGCGTGGAGACCAAGACGACCATCATCACGGAAGTCGCCAGCGAGACCTTCAAGACCAACGGCACCGTCGTGAAGGAGGAGGGATGGTCTGCCGTGGATCCCCCTTACCGCCGCAAGAAGGCCGAGAAGGTGGCCGACCCGGCCGAGGCGGAGGAAGAGGCCGAGGAGGACAGCGAGGGCGGCCTGCCTGTCGTGAAGAAGGGCGAGGCCGTCGAGGTCGCCGCCCTGCAGCCCAAGGAGGGGAAGACCACGCCCCCCAAGCGCATGAGCGAGGGGGACCTGCTGTCCGCCATGCAGGGCGCCGGTCGGGACCTGGACGACGAGGCCCTCCGCGGGGCCATGCGGGACTGCGGTCTGGGTACGCCTGCGACGCGCGCGAACATGATCGAGACCCTCATCAAGCGCGCCTACATCGAGCGCAAGCGCAACATCCTGCTGCCCACGGACAAGGGCATCCGGCTCATCCAGGGCCTCCCGGCGGAAGCGCTGCGCAGCGCGGAGCTGACCGGGACCTGGGAAGCCCGCCTGGAGCGCATGCGGCGCGGCGAGGAGACCCGCGAGGCCTTCATGGCCGACATCCGCAGATTCGTGTCCGCCGTGGTGGAGGAACTCCAGGACGCGCCCGCCCCCCACGTCCACGGGGCCCCCTGTCCTGCGTGCGGCCAGCCCATGCGGATCATTCCCAGCACCCGGCGCGGGGAGTTCTTCCACCGCTGCCTGCCGTGCAACGTCGTGGAGCCGGTGGCGAAGGCCCACTAG
- a CDS encoding aminoacyl-histidine dipeptidase, with amino-acid sequence MDALLESLEPKTIWSYFLGLSKIPRGSKNEAAAAAWVADQAKALGCEVERDEVGNVIIRKKATPGKEGRPTVCLQAHVDMVCEQNEGTGHDFLKDPIKVWKDGDLLRATGTTLGADNGIGVAAALAVLASKDIAHGPIEALITIDEETGLTGANGLQPGRLKAKFLLNLDSEEEGYLTIGCAGGEDTIVTRKLTRTAAPAGTKAFRLKVFGLKGGHSGIDIHAGRGNAIRILAQVLGALKPAFGFSLASIKGGNKRNAIPREASAQIFLDPAKEQAFKAALTEHEAHWRAALGAFDPGLHLALEPGEATQVMSGPDTDALIQLLLALPHGVEAMSPDIPGLVQTSTNMGVIETRENEVEVNLLTRSSINPSKTALSERIAATCALGGFESHVTGGYPGWKPEPKASLVRIVNETNQKVFGKPLEIMAIHAGLECGLIGEKYTEMEMVSFGPSMWDVHTPDEHVSVPSVGNFWKLLVAVLEAV; translated from the coding sequence GTGGACGCGCTGCTCGAATCCCTCGAACCGAAGACGATCTGGTCCTACTTCCTGGGGCTGTCGAAGATCCCCCGCGGGTCCAAGAACGAAGCCGCCGCCGCGGCCTGGGTGGCCGATCAGGCCAAGGCCCTGGGTTGCGAGGTGGAGCGCGACGAGGTCGGCAACGTGATCATCCGGAAGAAGGCCACCCCCGGGAAGGAAGGCCGGCCGACCGTCTGCCTCCAGGCCCACGTGGACATGGTCTGCGAGCAGAACGAGGGCACGGGGCACGACTTCCTCAAGGATCCCATCAAGGTCTGGAAGGACGGCGACCTCCTCCGCGCCACGGGCACCACCCTCGGCGCCGACAACGGCATCGGCGTGGCTGCGGCCCTCGCGGTGCTGGCCAGCAAGGACATCGCCCACGGCCCCATCGAGGCGCTCATCACCATTGACGAGGAGACCGGCCTCACGGGCGCCAACGGGCTCCAGCCCGGCCGCCTCAAGGCCAAGTTCCTCCTCAACCTCGACAGCGAGGAGGAGGGCTACCTCACCATCGGCTGCGCCGGCGGCGAGGACACCATCGTCACCCGCAAGCTCACCCGCACGGCCGCGCCCGCCGGCACCAAGGCCTTCCGCCTGAAGGTGTTCGGCCTCAAGGGCGGTCACTCCGGCATCGACATCCATGCCGGCCGCGGCAATGCCATCCGCATCCTCGCCCAGGTCCTGGGTGCCCTGAAGCCGGCCTTCGGCTTCAGCCTGGCCTCCATCAAGGGCGGGAACAAGCGCAACGCCATCCCCCGCGAAGCCTCGGCCCAGATCTTCCTGGACCCCGCCAAGGAACAGGCCTTCAAGGCCGCCCTGACGGAGCACGAGGCCCACTGGCGCGCGGCGCTCGGCGCCTTCGATCCCGGCCTGCACCTGGCCCTCGAGCCCGGGGAGGCCACCCAGGTCATGTCCGGCCCCGACACCGATGCCCTGATCCAGCTGCTGCTGGCGCTGCCCCACGGCGTCGAGGCCATGAGCCCGGACATTCCTGGCCTGGTGCAGACCTCCACCAACATGGGCGTGATCGAGACCCGCGAGAACGAGGTCGAGGTGAACCTCCTCACGCGCAGCTCCATCAACCCCTCGAAGACCGCGCTGTCCGAGCGCATCGCCGCCACCTGCGCCCTGGGTGGGTTCGAGTCCCACGTCACCGGCGGGTACCCCGGCTGGAAGCCCGAGCCCAAGGCCTCGCTGGTCCGCATCGTCAACGAGACCAACCAGAAGGTGTTCGGCAAGCCGCTGGAGATCATGGCCATCCATGCCGGCCTGGAGTGCGGTCTCATCGGCGAGAAGTACACCGAGATGGAGATGGTGTCCTTCGGCCCCAGCATGTGGGACGTCCACACCCCCGACGAGCACGTGAGCGTGCCCTCCGTCGGCAACTTCTGGAAGCTGCTGGTGGCCGTTCTCGAGGCCGTGTAG
- a CDS encoding helix-turn-helix transcriptional regulator translates to MKNLHENQRKILEHLLSHHEGASLDELAAHLGLTRTAVQQHVLKLMDLGYLTYSDTKGSVGRPRRRYLISDEGIDAFPKKYSWLANAILAQLAQNLGPGGARSFMQNLAGAVAASLESRANPADPPAQRLRKVTALMNELGYRAVLKPGGPAGEAAIEAVNCVYHAVAKAHPELCQFDVSLIEQATGMDVHLETCIAKGGAVCRFCVSKPSRS, encoded by the coding sequence ATGAAGAACCTGCACGAGAACCAGCGCAAGATCCTGGAGCACCTGCTCAGCCATCACGAAGGCGCCTCGCTGGACGAGCTGGCCGCGCACCTGGGGCTCACGCGGACGGCGGTTCAGCAGCACGTCCTGAAGCTGATGGATCTCGGCTACCTCACCTACTCGGACACGAAGGGCTCCGTGGGTCGGCCGCGGCGGCGCTACCTGATCTCGGACGAGGGGATCGATGCCTTCCCCAAGAAGTACTCCTGGCTGGCCAACGCCATCCTGGCCCAGCTCGCCCAGAACCTGGGCCCCGGTGGCGCCAGGTCCTTCATGCAGAACCTGGCCGGCGCCGTGGCGGCCTCGCTGGAGAGCCGGGCGAATCCCGCCGATCCGCCGGCCCAGCGGCTGCGGAAGGTCACGGCGCTCATGAACGAGCTGGGCTACCGGGCCGTCCTGAAGCCCGGCGGCCCCGCCGGGGAAGCCGCCATCGAGGCGGTCAACTGCGTCTACCACGCCGTGGCCAAGGCGCACCCCGAGCTGTGCCAGTTCGACGTGAGCCTCATCGAGCAGGCCACCGGGATGGACGTCCACCTGGAGACCTGCATCGCCAAGGGCGGCGCCGTGTGCCGGTTCTGCGTATCGAAGCCCTCTCGGAGCTGA